The proteins below come from a single Perca flavescens isolate YP-PL-M2 chromosome 8, PFLA_1.0, whole genome shotgun sequence genomic window:
- the ces2b gene encoding pyrethroid hydrolase Ces2e yields the protein MVASVVSYSGALWSNGQQKPCGASSPQNPAVAIHSETSTMQIRAKQTFFFLTSVLFLYVAATDRLAPEVHTKLGSLRGQYVSVKGKEPGVHAYLGVPFAKPPVGPALRLAAPQPVEEWEGVRDATQQPPMCVQHKQFSLDLFNKLGLMLVDLPDISEDCLYLNVYTPANRAHDAKLPVMVWIHGGGFSMGAASFYDGSALAAYQDMVVVLIQYRLGLLGFLSTGDEHMPGNVGLLDQVQALRWIQQNIHNFGGDPDLVTIFGESAGGVSVSLLLLSPLSVGLFHHAIAESGTAAMDVLISKDPLSVMQVVANESGCSLESTEKMADCMRNLNINTIAAIAKDERLRISVNIDGHFLRKPVDELFHTRELLVVPFMTGVNNDEGGWLLNDFFAPANWTEGLDREQLVNMLSLFYPDPKDAFFRDLVVDEYIGTGEDREKNRDVFTDLLGDMLFTIPAIKTANAHRDAGAPVYLYEYQHPPKFLQAKRPSFVGSDHGDEIFTVLGFCFTTTHIKLAELCDEDEEELSRTMMSYWGNFARTGSPNGGGLVHWPKYGAEEDYLSIDVKEQVTGQHLKKEQFVFMTQTLPEKIRQHIEKMERSEL from the exons ATGGTGGCCAGTGTAGTCTCGTACTCCGGAGCGTTGTGGAGTAATGGTCAGCAAAAACCTTGCGGTG CTTCCTCCCCGCAGAACCCAGCAGTCGCAATCCACTCAGAGACGTCCACCATGCAGATCCGCGCAAAAcaaactttcttctttctaaCGTCTGTGTTATTTCTCTATGTTGCTGCAACAGACCGACTTG CTCCTGAAGTCCACACAAAGCTGGGGAGCCTGAGAGGTCAGTATGTGAGTGTAAAGGGGAAGGAGCCTGGGGTCCATGCCTACCTGGGTGTACCGTTTGCCAAGCCACCCGTAGGCCCCGCTCTGAGACTGGCTGCACCCCAGCCTGTAGAGGAGTGGGAAGGAGTGAGAGACGCCACCCAGCAGCCACCCAT gtGTGTTCAACATAAACAGTTCTCTTTAGATCTGTTTAATAAACTTGGTCTCATGTTGGTCGATCTCCCAGACATTTCAGAGGACTGCCTTTACCTCAACGTTTACACTCCTGCAAACAGAGCTCACGATGCCAAGCTCCCA GTCATGGTCTGGATCCATGGTGGAGGGTTTTCTATGGGGGCAGCTTCATTTTATGACGGCTCCGCCCTGGCTGCTTACCAGGATATGGTTGTGGTTCTGATTCAGTACCGCTTGGGACTTCTGGGCTTtctcag CACTGGAGATGAGCACATGCCAGGGAACGTTGGCCTGTTGGACCAGGTACAAGCTCTGAGGTGGATTCAGCAGAACATTCACAACTTTGGAGGGGACCCAGATTTAGTTACCATATTTGGGGAGTCTGCTGGCGGAGTGAGCGTATCCCTCCTG CTTCTCTCACCGTTGTCTGTTGGCCTGTTCCACCACGCTATTGCTGAGAGTGGCACTGCTGCGATGGATGTCCTCATTTCAAAGGATCCTCTGTCAGTGATGCAG GTGGTGGCAAATGAATCTGGCTGTAGCCTCGAAAGCACAGAGAAGATGGCAGATTGCATGAGAAATCTCAATATTAACACTATCGCGGCTATTGCGAAG GATGAACGATTGAGAATTTCTGTAAATATTGATGGACACTTCCTGAGAAAACCTGTGGATGAGCTGTTCCATACACGTGAACTTCTAGTGGTACCATTTATGACTGGTGTTAATAATGATGAAGGGGGCTGGTTACTTAATGAT TTCTTTGCTCCTGCAAACTGGACGGAGGGATTAGACCGGGAGCAGCTGGTGAACATGCTGTCCCTGTTCTACCCTGAT CCCAAAGATGCGTTCTTCAGAGATTTGGTTGTAGATGAATATATTGGAACCGGTGAAGATCGAGAGAAAAATAGAGATGTGTTCACTGACTTGCTTGGAGATATGTTGTTCACCATCCCAGCCATCAAAACCGCTAATGCCCACCGAG ATGCAGGTGCCCCTGTATATCTGTACGAGTACCAGCATCCACCCAAATTCCTGCAGGCAAAAAGGCCAAGCTTTGTTGGGAGTGACCATGGCGATGAAATTTTTACAGTTTTAGGATTTTGCTTCACAACTACCCATATCAAATTAGCCG AATTATGCGATGAAGACGAGGAAGAGTTGAGCAGAACCATGATGAGCTACTGGGGGAACTTTGCTCGCACAGG GTCTCCTAATGGAGGCGGCCTTGTCCATTGGCCAAAGTATGGAGCAGAAGAAGACTACTTGTCAATTGATGTAAAGGAGCAGGTAACTGGTCAGCACCTGAAGAAGGAGCAGTTCGTCTTCATGACCCAGACTCTCCCGGAGAAGATCCGACAACACATAGAGAAAATGGAGCGCAGCGAGCTGTAG